One segment of Acidovorax sp. DW039 DNA contains the following:
- a CDS encoding alpha/beta hydrolase: MSLRQLFTVTALAALTLATASAHAQTTPQNGGRLRALIAQKQAAATEAALPAGVQRIADVPYGVDPAQRMDVYVPTSPSTGSNSLVASAVRAPVIFMVHGGGWRHGDKAMGRVVQEKVNRWVPKGFILISINYRMLPDTPVAVQERDVQAALMTAQQRAGTWGGDPNRFILMGHSAGAHLVALLNARAPQALREGAWPWLGTVSLDSAVMNVPAYMRAPHMPLYDDAFGSDPAYWVALSPFHQWTVGAPPMQMVCSTERADQPCTQADAMARHVRNQGGRAEILPQDLSHGEINAQLGLDSDYTRAVESFMGSLDAEVARRLQ, encoded by the coding sequence ATGTCCCTGCGCCAACTTTTCACAGTGACTGCCCTCGCCGCGCTCACGCTGGCCACCGCCAGCGCGCACGCCCAGACCACCCCACAAAACGGCGGCCGCCTGCGCGCCCTGATCGCCCAAAAGCAGGCTGCGGCCACCGAGGCTGCCCTGCCTGCGGGCGTGCAGCGCATTGCCGACGTGCCCTACGGCGTGGACCCGGCGCAGCGCATGGATGTGTATGTGCCCACCAGCCCCTCTACGGGCAGCAACAGCCTGGTGGCCAGCGCGGTGCGCGCACCGGTCATCTTCATGGTGCATGGCGGTGGCTGGCGGCATGGTGACAAGGCCATGGGCCGCGTGGTGCAAGAGAAGGTGAACCGCTGGGTGCCCAAGGGCTTCATCCTCATCTCCATCAATTACCGCATGCTGCCCGACACCCCCGTGGCCGTGCAGGAGCGCGATGTCCAGGCCGCCCTCATGACCGCGCAGCAGCGCGCTGGCACCTGGGGGGGTGACCCGAACCGTTTCATCCTCATGGGCCACTCGGCGGGTGCCCACCTGGTGGCGTTGCTCAACGCCCGCGCACCGCAGGCCCTGCGCGAAGGCGCCTGGCCCTGGCTGGGCACTGTGTCGCTCGACAGCGCCGTGATGAACGTGCCCGCCTACATGCGTGCGCCGCACATGCCGCTGTACGACGACGCCTTTGGCAGCGACCCGGCTTACTGGGTGGCGCTGTCGCCCTTCCACCAATGGACGGTGGGTGCGCCACCCATGCAGATGGTGTGCTCCACTGAGCGGGCAGACCAGCCCTGCACCCAGGCCGACGCCATGGCCCGCCACGTGCGCAACCAGGGCGGCCGCGCCGAGATATTGCCGCAGGACCTGAGCCACGGCGAAATCAACGCCCAGCTGGGCCTGGACAGTGACTACACCCGCGCTGTGGAATCCTTCATGGGATCGCTGGACGCCGAGGTGGCCCGCCGCCTGCAGTGA